One genomic window of Trichomycterus rosablanca isolate fTriRos1 chromosome 1, fTriRos1.hap1, whole genome shotgun sequence includes the following:
- the LOC134316993 gene encoding protein NLRC3-like isoform X1 translates to MNSDTSVHHPVLKDGKPSPGCSFQKWARATIQQKMIRHAGSDSTSAGPEVQKKLKLNLIKKFQCVNEVITKQGNPTLLNEIYTELYITEGESGKVNNEHEVRQIEAASRRAATEHMPIKCNNIFEPLSDQDEPIRTVLTKGVAGIGKTVSVQKFILDWAEGKENQDVHLIFPLPFRELNLMKDHKLSLMDLLHFYFQEIKETDISSLYKVLFIFDGLDECRLPLDLQNSVRLSDVNESASVHELLMNLIKGNLLPSALIWITSRPAAADQIPSECIDRVTEVRGFTDPQKEEYFRKRISDQSLVSRIISHLKSLRSLYIMCHIPVFCWITATVLERMFGEAESGKIPKTLTQMYTHFLIIQTNVIRKKYMKNQEEGEMILKLGKLAFEHLIKGNLIFYEEDLMECGIDVQEASVYSGVCTQIFREEFGLHQSKVYCFVHLSIQEHLAALYKHLTFMNEETNVLQQSLSSKLRMLKRKQISDLHKSAVDQALQSKNGHLDFFLRFLLGLSLKSNQNILQSLVTQTGSDFHNKQKTVQYIKEKISENPSTETSINLFHCLNELDDHSLVQEIQQYMKSGELKQTKLSDSQWSALVFMLLTSADDLDVFYLIRYTNQYSSPDEVFLKLMPVVAASRAARLGLCELKDKSYEALASVLSSESSSLRELHLSDNKLGDSGVKRLSAVLENPHCKLEILRLYNCGVSDEGCSALASALRSNPSHLRELHLSDNKLGDSGVKCLSAGLENPHCKLEILGLNYCGVSDEGCSVLASALRSNPSHLRELHLSGNNLTKSDMTLLSDLRRDDRFRLEVLRFW, encoded by the exons ATGAACAGTGACACTTCTGTGCATCATCCAGTACTGAAAGATGGAAAACCATCACCTGGATGCAG TTTCCAGAAGTGGGCGAGAGCTACAATACAACAGAAAATGATCAGACATGCAGG GTCTGACTCCACATCTGCTGGACCTGAAGTCCAGAAGAAGCTCAAATTAAATCTGATAAAGAAGTTTCAGTGTGTAAATGAAGTGATCACAAAGCAGGGAAACCCAACACTTCTGAATGAGATCTACACCGAGCTCTATATCACAGAGGGAGAAAGTGGAAAAGtcaataatgaacatgaggtGAGGCAGATCGAGGCAGCATCCAGGAGAGCAGCAACAGAGCACATGCCCATCAAATGTAACAACATCTTTGAACCTTTATCAGACCAAGATGAACCTATCAGGACTGTCCTGACTAAGGGTGTCGCTGGCATTGGAAAAACCGTCTCTGTACAGAAGTTCATTCTGGATTGGGCTGAAGGGAAAGAGAATCAGGACGTCCACCTCATATTTCCACTTCCTTTCAGAGAGCTAAATTTAATGAAGGACCACAAACTGAGTCTGATGGATCTCCTTCATTTCTATTTTCAGGAAATAAAAGAAACTGACATTTCCAGCTTGTACaaagttctgtttatttttgatgGGTTGGATGAGTGTCGTTTACCTCTAGATCTCCAGAACTCAGTGAGATTGAGTGATGTAAATGAATCAGCATCAGTTCATGAGCTGCTGATGAACCTCATCAAAGGGAATCTGcttccttctgctctgatctggATCACCTCCCGTCCAGCAGCAGCTGATCAGATCCCCTCTGAGTGTATCGATCGAGTGACGGAGGTACGAGGATTCACTGATCCACAGAAGGAGGAGTACTTCAGGAAGAGGATCAGTGATCAGAGTCTTGTCAGTAGAATCATCTCACACCTGAAGTCATTaagaagcctctacatcatgtgtcacattccgGTCTTCTGCTGGATTACAGCCACAGTTCTAGAGAGGATGTTTGGTGAAGCAGAGAGTGGAAAGatccccaaaactctgactcaaaTGTACACTCACTTCCTCATCATTCAGACCAACGTCATCAGAAAAAAGTACATGAAGAATCAGGAGGAAGGAGAAATGATCCTCAAACTGGGAAAACTGGCTTTTGAGCATCTGATCaaaggaaacctgatcttctatgaAGAAGATCTGATGGAGTGTGGCATTGATGTTCAGGAAGCCTCAGTGTACTCAGGTGTGTGTACACAGATCTTCAGAGAGGAGTTTGGACTTCACCAGAGTAAAGTGTACTGCTTTGTTCATCTCAGCATTCAGGAACATCTCGCAGCTCTATATAAGCACCTGACCTTCATGAATGAAGAGACAAATGTTCTTCAACAGAGTCTGTCCTCAAAACTGAGAATGCTGAAGAGAAAACAAATCTCAGATCTACACAAGAGTGCTGTAGATCAGGCATTACAGAGTAAGAATGGACATCTAGATTTTTTTCTTCGCTTTCTTCTGGGTCTCTCACTGAAGTCCAATCAGAATATCTTACAAAGCTTAGTGACACAAACAGGAAGTGACTTtcacaacaaacaaaaaacagttcAGTACATTAAGGAAAAGATCAGTGAGAATCCCTCAACAGAGACATCCATtaatctgttccactgtctgaatgaactgGATGATCATTCACTAGTTCAAGAGATCCAACAATACATGAAATCTGGAGaactaaaacaaactaaactctCTGATTCTCAGTGGTCAGCTCTGGTCTTCATGTTACTGACATCAGCAGATGACCTGGATGTGTTTTACCTAATACGTTATACCAACCAGTACAGCTCACCAGATGAAGTTTTTCTGAAACTGATGCCGGTGGTTGCAGCATCCAGAGCAGCTCG GCTTGGTTTGTGTGAACTAAAAGATAAAAGTTATGAAGCTCTGGCCTCAGTGCTCAGCTCAGAATCCTCCAGTCTGAGAGAACTTCATCTGTCTGATAATAAActaggagattcaggagtgaagcgtctctctgctgtactggagaatcctcactgtaaactggagatactgag gttgtataattgtggtgtatcagatgaaggttgttctgctctggcttcagctctgagatcaaacccctcacacctgaGAGAACTTCATCTGTCTGATAATAAACTAGGAGACTCAGGAGTGAAGTgtctctctgctggactggagaatcctcactgtaaactggagatactggg GTTAAATTATTGTGGTGTATCAGATGAAGGTTGTTCTGTTCTGGCTTCggctctgagatcaaacccctcacacctgaGAGAACTTCATCTGTCTGGAAATAATCTAACAAAATCTGATATGACACTCCTCTCTGATCTAAGGCGTGATGACCGATTCAGACTGGAGGTTCTGAG gttttggtGA
- the LOC134316993 gene encoding protein NLRC3-like isoform X2 gives MNSDTSVHHPVLKDGKPSPGCRSDSTSAGPEVQKKLKLNLIKKFQCVNEVITKQGNPTLLNEIYTELYITEGESGKVNNEHEVRQIEAASRRAATEHMPIKCNNIFEPLSDQDEPIRTVLTKGVAGIGKTVSVQKFILDWAEGKENQDVHLIFPLPFRELNLMKDHKLSLMDLLHFYFQEIKETDISSLYKVLFIFDGLDECRLPLDLQNSVRLSDVNESASVHELLMNLIKGNLLPSALIWITSRPAAADQIPSECIDRVTEVRGFTDPQKEEYFRKRISDQSLVSRIISHLKSLRSLYIMCHIPVFCWITATVLERMFGEAESGKIPKTLTQMYTHFLIIQTNVIRKKYMKNQEEGEMILKLGKLAFEHLIKGNLIFYEEDLMECGIDVQEASVYSGVCTQIFREEFGLHQSKVYCFVHLSIQEHLAALYKHLTFMNEETNVLQQSLSSKLRMLKRKQISDLHKSAVDQALQSKNGHLDFFLRFLLGLSLKSNQNILQSLVTQTGSDFHNKQKTVQYIKEKISENPSTETSINLFHCLNELDDHSLVQEIQQYMKSGELKQTKLSDSQWSALVFMLLTSADDLDVFYLIRYTNQYSSPDEVFLKLMPVVAASRAARLGLCELKDKSYEALASVLSSESSSLRELHLSDNKLGDSGVKRLSAVLENPHCKLEILRLYNCGVSDEGCSALASALRSNPSHLRELHLSDNKLGDSGVKCLSAGLENPHCKLEILGLNYCGVSDEGCSVLASALRSNPSHLRELHLSGNNLTKSDMTLLSDLRRDDRFRLEVLRFW, from the exons ATGAACAGTGACACTTCTGTGCATCATCCAGTACTGAAAGATGGAAAACCATCACCTGGATGCAG GTCTGACTCCACATCTGCTGGACCTGAAGTCCAGAAGAAGCTCAAATTAAATCTGATAAAGAAGTTTCAGTGTGTAAATGAAGTGATCACAAAGCAGGGAAACCCAACACTTCTGAATGAGATCTACACCGAGCTCTATATCACAGAGGGAGAAAGTGGAAAAGtcaataatgaacatgaggtGAGGCAGATCGAGGCAGCATCCAGGAGAGCAGCAACAGAGCACATGCCCATCAAATGTAACAACATCTTTGAACCTTTATCAGACCAAGATGAACCTATCAGGACTGTCCTGACTAAGGGTGTCGCTGGCATTGGAAAAACCGTCTCTGTACAGAAGTTCATTCTGGATTGGGCTGAAGGGAAAGAGAATCAGGACGTCCACCTCATATTTCCACTTCCTTTCAGAGAGCTAAATTTAATGAAGGACCACAAACTGAGTCTGATGGATCTCCTTCATTTCTATTTTCAGGAAATAAAAGAAACTGACATTTCCAGCTTGTACaaagttctgtttatttttgatgGGTTGGATGAGTGTCGTTTACCTCTAGATCTCCAGAACTCAGTGAGATTGAGTGATGTAAATGAATCAGCATCAGTTCATGAGCTGCTGATGAACCTCATCAAAGGGAATCTGcttccttctgctctgatctggATCACCTCCCGTCCAGCAGCAGCTGATCAGATCCCCTCTGAGTGTATCGATCGAGTGACGGAGGTACGAGGATTCACTGATCCACAGAAGGAGGAGTACTTCAGGAAGAGGATCAGTGATCAGAGTCTTGTCAGTAGAATCATCTCACACCTGAAGTCATTaagaagcctctacatcatgtgtcacattccgGTCTTCTGCTGGATTACAGCCACAGTTCTAGAGAGGATGTTTGGTGAAGCAGAGAGTGGAAAGatccccaaaactctgactcaaaTGTACACTCACTTCCTCATCATTCAGACCAACGTCATCAGAAAAAAGTACATGAAGAATCAGGAGGAAGGAGAAATGATCCTCAAACTGGGAAAACTGGCTTTTGAGCATCTGATCaaaggaaacctgatcttctatgaAGAAGATCTGATGGAGTGTGGCATTGATGTTCAGGAAGCCTCAGTGTACTCAGGTGTGTGTACACAGATCTTCAGAGAGGAGTTTGGACTTCACCAGAGTAAAGTGTACTGCTTTGTTCATCTCAGCATTCAGGAACATCTCGCAGCTCTATATAAGCACCTGACCTTCATGAATGAAGAGACAAATGTTCTTCAACAGAGTCTGTCCTCAAAACTGAGAATGCTGAAGAGAAAACAAATCTCAGATCTACACAAGAGTGCTGTAGATCAGGCATTACAGAGTAAGAATGGACATCTAGATTTTTTTCTTCGCTTTCTTCTGGGTCTCTCACTGAAGTCCAATCAGAATATCTTACAAAGCTTAGTGACACAAACAGGAAGTGACTTtcacaacaaacaaaaaacagttcAGTACATTAAGGAAAAGATCAGTGAGAATCCCTCAACAGAGACATCCATtaatctgttccactgtctgaatgaactgGATGATCATTCACTAGTTCAAGAGATCCAACAATACATGAAATCTGGAGaactaaaacaaactaaactctCTGATTCTCAGTGGTCAGCTCTGGTCTTCATGTTACTGACATCAGCAGATGACCTGGATGTGTTTTACCTAATACGTTATACCAACCAGTACAGCTCACCAGATGAAGTTTTTCTGAAACTGATGCCGGTGGTTGCAGCATCCAGAGCAGCTCG GCTTGGTTTGTGTGAACTAAAAGATAAAAGTTATGAAGCTCTGGCCTCAGTGCTCAGCTCAGAATCCTCCAGTCTGAGAGAACTTCATCTGTCTGATAATAAActaggagattcaggagtgaagcgtctctctgctgtactggagaatcctcactgtaaactggagatactgag gttgtataattgtggtgtatcagatgaaggttgttctgctctggcttcagctctgagatcaaacccctcacacctgaGAGAACTTCATCTGTCTGATAATAAACTAGGAGACTCAGGAGTGAAGTgtctctctgctggactggagaatcctcactgtaaactggagatactggg GTTAAATTATTGTGGTGTATCAGATGAAGGTTGTTCTGTTCTGGCTTCggctctgagatcaaacccctcacacctgaGAGAACTTCATCTGTCTGGAAATAATCTAACAAAATCTGATATGACACTCCTCTCTGATCTAAGGCGTGATGACCGATTCAGACTGGAGGTTCTGAG gttttggtGA